A single region of the Arthrobacter sp. V1I7 genome encodes:
- the rhmD gene encoding L-rhamnonate dehydratase has product MSIENRIRQVRAYTLRGGGADYHDQDAGHWIDDHIATPMSVYPEYRQSRQSFGINVLGTLVVEIEADDGTVGFAVTTAGELGAFIVEKHLARFVEGARVTDIEKIWDQMYRSSLFYGRKGVVLNAISAVDLALYDLLGKIRQEPVYALLGGPVRDELTMYATGARPDIAKDLGFIGGKMPLHHGPAEGEEGLRKNLEMIRDMREKVGDDFWLMLDCWMALDLDYATRLAHGAAEYGLKWIEEALPPDDYWGYAKLKKQVPPKMLVTTGEHEATRWGFKLLLDMECADIIQPDVGWCGGITELSKISAMADAAGALVIPHGSSVYSYHFVVTRTNSPFAEFLMMHPTAEEVVPMFSPMLLGEPVPVNGKLKVPETPGFGVELNPALEKLRPYTH; this is encoded by the coding sequence TTGAGCATCGAAAACCGAATCCGTCAGGTTCGCGCCTACACACTCCGTGGCGGCGGCGCCGACTACCACGACCAGGACGCAGGCCACTGGATCGATGACCACATCGCGACCCCGATGTCCGTCTATCCCGAGTACCGTCAGTCCCGCCAGAGCTTCGGAATCAACGTCCTCGGCACATTGGTGGTAGAGATCGAGGCCGACGACGGCACCGTCGGTTTCGCCGTCACAACCGCCGGCGAGCTGGGCGCCTTCATCGTGGAGAAGCACCTAGCCCGATTCGTCGAAGGCGCCCGCGTGACGGACATCGAGAAGATCTGGGACCAGATGTACCGGTCCTCGCTTTTCTACGGCCGGAAGGGCGTGGTCCTCAACGCCATCAGCGCGGTGGACCTTGCACTGTACGACCTGTTGGGCAAGATCCGGCAGGAACCGGTCTACGCACTCCTCGGCGGGCCGGTCCGCGACGAGCTGACCATGTACGCCACCGGCGCCCGGCCCGACATCGCCAAGGACCTAGGCTTTATCGGCGGCAAGATGCCGCTGCACCACGGCCCGGCCGAGGGTGAGGAAGGTCTGCGGAAGAACCTGGAAATGATCCGGGACATGCGAGAAAAAGTCGGTGACGACTTCTGGCTGATGCTGGATTGCTGGATGGCCCTGGACCTCGACTACGCCACCAGGCTCGCCCATGGCGCCGCGGAATACGGCTTGAAGTGGATCGAAGAGGCCCTTCCTCCGGACGACTACTGGGGATACGCCAAGCTCAAGAAACAGGTCCCGCCGAAAATGCTGGTCACCACCGGCGAACACGAGGCCACCCGGTGGGGCTTCAAGCTGCTCCTGGACATGGAGTGCGCGGACATAATCCAGCCCGACGTCGGTTGGTGCGGAGGCATCACCGAGCTGAGCAAGATCTCGGCCATGGCCGATGCCGCCGGCGCACTGGTCATTCCGCATGGTTCTTCGGTGTACTCGTACCACTTTGTCGTCACGCGGACCAACAGCCCGTTCGCGGAGTTCCTCATGATGCATCCCACCGCCGAGGAAGTGGTGCCCATGTTCTCCCCCATGCTGCTCGGTGAGCCGGTGCCCGTGAACGGCAAGCTCAAGGTCCCGGAAACACCGGGCTTCGGGGTCGAGCTGAACCCGGCGCTGGAAAAGCTGCGGCCATACACCCACTGA
- a CDS encoding MFS transporter translates to MPNQVTAPTSEALAPIVSRVTRRLIPVLLLMYILAFLDRANLGFAKAAFQADTGLSDAAYALGAGIFFLGYAALEVPSNILMRKLGAKIWLARIMISWGIVSALMMFAQTEWTFYILRVLLGITEAGFFPGVILYLTYWIPTQFRGRVNGLFYFGAPLAFIFGGPLSGMLLDLDGLGGLQGWQLMFLVTGALTVAVGIWAFSYLDNGPADAKWLDDSERTTLVAALDAEDQVKADHSPKGALHALTNPKVLYFCLIYFTIQMSVYGVTFYLPTQIAKLVGAKVGLGVGLMTAVPWGIAIIATFLLSRLADKTGKRRLVATASLAAASLGIFASALTDNPAMGLAALSLGAAGFISVQPVFWTLPTGMLVGAAAAGGIALINSIGSLGGFVAPIAKTWAEASFGPNAGLFLLAITAFLGAVLLFNSHRVSKITDGTPLAQPIAEKVH, encoded by the coding sequence GTGCCCAACCAAGTGACGGCTCCCACCAGCGAAGCGCTGGCGCCGATTGTCAGCCGGGTTACACGCCGGCTCATTCCAGTTCTTCTGCTGATGTACATCCTGGCGTTCCTTGATCGCGCCAACCTCGGCTTTGCCAAGGCCGCCTTTCAGGCTGACACCGGTCTCTCGGACGCCGCCTATGCCCTTGGGGCCGGCATCTTCTTCCTCGGCTACGCTGCCTTGGAAGTCCCCAGCAACATCCTGATGCGCAAACTCGGCGCGAAGATCTGGCTGGCGCGAATCATGATCAGCTGGGGCATCGTCTCGGCGTTGATGATGTTCGCCCAGACCGAATGGACCTTCTACATCCTCCGCGTGCTGCTCGGCATCACCGAGGCAGGATTCTTCCCCGGCGTCATTCTGTACCTGACCTACTGGATCCCCACCCAGTTCCGCGGCCGCGTCAACGGTCTGTTCTACTTCGGCGCGCCACTCGCCTTCATCTTCGGCGGTCCCCTCTCCGGCATGCTCCTGGACCTGGACGGGCTGGGAGGCCTGCAGGGCTGGCAGCTGATGTTCCTGGTCACCGGCGCCCTGACCGTCGCCGTCGGGATCTGGGCGTTCTCCTACCTCGACAACGGCCCGGCGGACGCCAAATGGCTCGACGACAGTGAGCGGACCACCCTGGTGGCGGCCCTGGACGCTGAAGACCAGGTCAAGGCCGACCACTCCCCCAAGGGTGCCCTGCATGCACTGACCAACCCGAAGGTCCTCTACTTCTGCCTCATCTACTTCACCATCCAGATGAGCGTCTATGGCGTCACGTTTTACCTGCCCACCCAGATCGCCAAGCTCGTGGGAGCGAAGGTGGGTCTCGGCGTCGGCCTGATGACGGCGGTGCCGTGGGGCATCGCGATCATCGCCACTTTCCTGCTCAGCCGGCTGGCGGACAAGACCGGGAAGCGCCGCCTCGTGGCCACCGCATCCCTCGCCGCAGCCTCGCTCGGCATCTTTGCCTCAGCCCTCACCGACAACCCCGCCATGGGCCTGGCCGCCCTGTCCCTGGGCGCTGCCGGGTTCATCTCGGTACAGCCGGTGTTCTGGACACTGCCCACCGGGATGCTCGTAGGTGCCGCCGCCGCGGGCGGAATCGCGCTCATCAACTCGATTGGAAGCCTCGGCGGCTTCGTGGCACCGATCGCCAAGACCTGGGCCGAGGCGTCCTTCGGTCCGAACGCCGGCCTGTTCCTGCTCGCCATCACGGCCTTCCTTGGCGCCGTCCTGCTCTTCAACAGCCACCGGGTCAGTAAGATCACTGACGGCACTCCGCTGGCCCAGCCCATCGCCGAAAAGGTGCACTGA
- a CDS encoding IclR family transcriptional regulator codes for MSEDRGNPTVKSADRALTVVEFVAGKGSASFTEILEGLHLPRSSAHGLLNTLCAAGWLHHNTGNKQYSLGLRAWQVGQLYTGHQTLANVAKPVMDRLSASLGETVQLALLDGVENVYIAISQAPGGMRLGSSVGMRLLAHATGIGKALLSMLGPDESRRRLDSVALPRLTDKTVTDVAALADLVAAAKANGFAVDDEEYLDGCRCVAVPLTSEAGGGMHAALSVTMPTARTDAEWPGSILWPLVAAAQEIRAHLGVREPHIVVPVPDRDAARSA; via the coding sequence ATGAGTGAAGACCGGGGCAACCCGACCGTTAAATCAGCGGACCGCGCGCTCACGGTGGTCGAATTCGTCGCGGGCAAGGGTTCCGCCAGTTTTACCGAAATCCTCGAGGGCCTTCACCTGCCGCGTTCAAGCGCGCATGGACTGCTGAATACCCTGTGCGCAGCCGGCTGGCTGCACCACAACACGGGGAACAAACAGTATTCACTGGGGCTGCGGGCCTGGCAGGTCGGCCAGTTGTATACCGGCCACCAGACGCTCGCCAACGTCGCGAAGCCGGTAATGGACCGGCTTTCCGCATCGCTCGGGGAGACCGTTCAGCTCGCCCTTCTGGACGGCGTCGAGAACGTGTACATCGCCATCAGCCAGGCGCCCGGCGGCATGCGACTTGGTTCCTCAGTCGGCATGCGCCTGCTGGCGCATGCGACGGGGATCGGCAAGGCCCTGCTCAGCATGCTTGGACCCGACGAGTCCAGACGCCGTCTCGATTCGGTGGCGCTGCCCCGGCTGACCGACAAAACGGTCACCGACGTCGCGGCGTTGGCGGACCTGGTGGCCGCGGCAAAAGCCAACGGGTTCGCGGTCGACGATGAGGAATACCTTGATGGGTGCCGCTGTGTCGCCGTTCCGCTGACAAGTGAGGCGGGAGGCGGCATGCACGCGGCCCTCTCCGTGACAATGCCCACCGCCCGGACCGACGCGGAGTGGCCGGGGAGCATCCTGTGGCCGCTGGTGGCAGCCGCCCAGGAAATCCGCGCCCACCTCGGAGTGCGGGAACCGCACATTGTGGTTCCCGTTCCGGACAGGGACGCCGCGCGCTCCGCGTAA
- a CDS encoding fumarylacetoacetate hydrolase family protein, translating into MELMRLGEPGQEIPVATENGKYFDLRSVTADIDGEFLGGGGIVKARAALKAGLPELEGAGSLRIGAPVAKPGAVLCIGQNYAAHAAESGDAPPSVPILFFKHPNTVVGAFDHVVIPPGAEKVDWEVELAVVIGKRASYLASPEEALDYVAGYAVSNDVSERAYQVEHSGGQWSKGKCCATFNPLGPALVPAEEVGDPQQLRLRSAVNGETRQDSNTSDMIFSVAHIIWNLSQYLVLDPGDIINTGTPKGVALSGKFPYLREGDSMEISIAKLGRQEQKLVAFQP; encoded by the coding sequence ATGGAACTCATGCGCTTGGGTGAACCCGGCCAGGAAATCCCGGTAGCCACCGAGAACGGAAAGTACTTCGACCTGCGCTCGGTCACCGCCGACATCGACGGCGAATTCCTGGGCGGCGGCGGCATCGTCAAAGCCCGCGCCGCCCTGAAAGCCGGCTTGCCCGAACTCGAAGGAGCCGGCTCGCTGCGGATCGGCGCGCCCGTCGCCAAACCGGGAGCCGTGCTGTGCATCGGCCAGAATTACGCCGCACACGCTGCGGAATCCGGCGACGCCCCGCCGTCGGTTCCGATCCTGTTCTTCAAACACCCCAATACGGTCGTGGGGGCTTTCGACCACGTCGTGATCCCACCCGGGGCGGAAAAGGTGGACTGGGAGGTGGAACTCGCGGTCGTTATCGGCAAGCGTGCCTCGTACCTCGCGTCCCCGGAGGAGGCACTGGACTATGTGGCCGGCTATGCCGTCAGCAACGATGTCTCCGAACGGGCGTACCAGGTGGAACATTCGGGGGGGCAGTGGTCCAAGGGCAAGTGCTGCGCCACGTTCAATCCCCTCGGCCCGGCTTTGGTTCCGGCCGAGGAAGTTGGCGATCCGCAGCAGCTCCGCTTGCGATCCGCAGTCAACGGCGAGACCAGGCAGGACTCCAACACCTCGGACATGATCTTTTCCGTGGCCCACATCATCTGGAACCTTTCCCAGTACCTCGTGCTGGACCCGGGTGACATCATCAACACCGGCACGCCGAAGGGCGTCGCGCTCTCCGGCAAGTTCCCGTACTTGCGCGAAGGGGACAGCATGGAAATCTCCATCGCAAAGCTGGGCCGCCAGGAGCAGAAACTGGTCGCCTTCCAACCGTAG
- a CDS encoding zinc-binding dehydrogenase — MRVLELKDFRQLVVTDREEPAAGPGQVLIDVVATGICGSDIHGYTGENGRRVPGQVMGHETVGHIAALGPGTDRFGFAVGQPVTFNPLISCTACEACTAGQQQHCPERTVIGVNPAIVSAFAEQVAVPADNVVVLSAETPIVYGALIEPLAVAFHAVRRARIGQGHKVLVIGGGPIGQSVILAALQEGAASVLVSEMDPARRALCERLGATALDPTAAPLDQQVRAALGTLADTTVDAVGIKPTIASALDATKFGGVVSLVGMGSPELAFSAYRVSTEEREIVGSFCYNNQDFRDAAAWVDQGSPVLAELISREVSMEDADAAFAGLAAADGTAGKVLVRLDSARNSN; from the coding sequence ATGCGGGTACTCGAACTGAAAGATTTCCGCCAACTCGTGGTGACGGATCGTGAAGAACCCGCTGCCGGCCCCGGCCAAGTCCTCATCGACGTGGTTGCCACGGGCATCTGCGGGTCCGACATTCACGGCTACACCGGAGAGAACGGACGCCGCGTGCCGGGCCAGGTCATGGGCCACGAGACTGTCGGGCACATCGCCGCCCTCGGTCCCGGGACAGACCGCTTCGGCTTCGCGGTGGGGCAGCCTGTCACCTTCAACCCGCTGATCAGCTGCACCGCCTGCGAGGCGTGCACGGCCGGCCAGCAGCAGCATTGTCCGGAGCGGACCGTGATCGGGGTGAACCCGGCCATCGTGTCGGCCTTCGCCGAGCAGGTCGCCGTGCCCGCAGACAACGTCGTGGTGCTTTCGGCTGAAACGCCGATCGTCTACGGCGCCCTGATCGAGCCGCTCGCGGTTGCCTTCCATGCCGTCCGCCGCGCGCGGATCGGACAGGGCCACAAGGTGCTCGTGATCGGCGGCGGCCCAATCGGACAATCCGTCATCCTCGCAGCGCTGCAGGAAGGCGCCGCCAGCGTGCTTGTGTCGGAAATGGATCCCGCCCGGCGCGCCCTCTGCGAACGGCTCGGCGCCACCGCGCTCGATCCCACTGCCGCTCCGCTGGACCAGCAGGTCCGGGCGGCTCTTGGTACTCTCGCCGACACCACAGTAGATGCCGTCGGCATCAAGCCCACCATTGCCAGCGCCCTCGACGCCACGAAGTTCGGCGGCGTCGTCTCGCTGGTCGGCATGGGCTCGCCGGAGCTGGCGTTCAGCGCATACCGTGTTTCCACCGAGGAAAGGGAAATCGTGGGTAGCTTCTGCTACAACAACCAGGACTTCCGCGACGCAGCAGCGTGGGTGGATCAGGGATCCCCGGTCCTGGCAGAACTCATCAGCCGTGAAGTTTCCATGGAGGACGCCGACGCGGCCTTCGCCGGGCTCGCCGCCGCGGACGGCACCGCCGGCAAAGTATTGGTCCGCCTCGATTCAGCAAGGAACAGCAATTGA
- a CDS encoding CsbD family protein → MGLDDKIDNTAEKLGGKSKEAAGEATDDDRLKAEGKGDQVKADLKQAGEKVKDAFKKD, encoded by the coding sequence ATGGGTTTGGATGACAAGATCGACAACACGGCCGAGAAGCTTGGCGGCAAGAGCAAAGAAGCCGCTGGAGAAGCGACCGATGATGACCGCCTGAAGGCCGAAGGCAAGGGCGACCAGGTCAAGGCAGACCTCAAGCAGGCCGGCGAGAAAGTCAAAGACGCCTTCAAGAAGGACTGA
- a CDS encoding cytochrome d ubiquinol oxidase subunit II, protein MPLAEILLAAMWICLTAYALFGGADFGGGFWDLVAGRAEAGRPQRNLIEHSIGPIWEANHVWLIFVIVLAWTGMPSVFAAISSTLYIPLTLAALGIIARGSAFAFRKVSTELWQQRLFGATFAASSVLTPFFLGTVAGALASDRVPPGIAGGHPIWSWVNPTSMVSGLFAIGTTAYLAAVYLTQDARRIGDPALVDAFRSRALAAGSVMGVLAVAELAVLSMDAPQLFRELTTGKALPFAIASAAAGVISLVLMWRRQFLAVRLSAALAVTALLWGWGVGQYPEILPGATVDQVAATQSVLSANLIAIVVAGILVIPSLWWLYALFQRDQRDAAAAGHE, encoded by the coding sequence ATGCCGCTCGCAGAGATCCTCCTCGCAGCCATGTGGATTTGCCTCACCGCATACGCCCTGTTCGGCGGGGCGGACTTCGGCGGCGGGTTCTGGGACCTGGTGGCAGGCCGGGCCGAGGCCGGGCGCCCGCAACGGAACCTGATCGAGCACTCCATCGGGCCGATCTGGGAAGCCAATCACGTGTGGCTCATCTTCGTCATCGTCCTGGCCTGGACCGGCATGCCGTCAGTTTTTGCCGCCATCTCCTCCACCCTCTACATCCCCCTGACCCTCGCCGCCCTCGGCATCATTGCCCGCGGCTCTGCGTTCGCGTTCCGCAAGGTCAGCACCGAACTGTGGCAGCAGCGCCTCTTCGGCGCCACGTTCGCGGCGTCCTCGGTGCTGACACCGTTTTTCCTCGGCACAGTGGCCGGGGCCCTAGCCTCGGACCGGGTTCCCCCCGGGATTGCCGGCGGCCATCCGATCTGGAGCTGGGTGAATCCCACCTCAATGGTCAGCGGCCTGTTTGCAATCGGCACCACTGCTTATCTGGCCGCTGTCTACCTGACCCAGGACGCGAGGCGGATCGGAGATCCGGCGCTTGTGGACGCCTTCCGGTCCAGGGCACTGGCGGCCGGGTCCGTTATGGGTGTCCTGGCCGTGGCGGAGCTGGCTGTGCTGAGCATGGATGCCCCGCAGCTGTTCCGCGAGTTGACCACCGGCAAGGCCTTGCCTTTTGCCATCGCCTCCGCTGCTGCCGGAGTCATCTCGCTGGTCCTGATGTGGCGGCGGCAGTTCCTGGCGGTCCGGCTCTCCGCCGCCCTGGCCGTGACCGCCCTGCTCTGGGGCTGGGGCGTGGGCCAGTACCCGGAGATCCTGCCCGGCGCGACGGTGGATCAGGTGGCAGCAACCCAATCCGTGCTGAGCGCCAATCTCATCGCCATCGTTGTCGCCGGCATCCTGGTCATTCCCTCGCTCTGGTGGCTGTATGCCCTCTTCCAGCGTGACCAGCGGGATGCGGCGGCTGCGGGCCACGAGTGA
- the galK gene encoding galactokinase, with protein sequence MKPTPRTGAGPANLADRFEATFGAAPNGVWAAPGRVNLIGEHTDYNEGFVLPFAIDKRATTALRLRGDSTVRLLSTFGDQGLVQADAADLEPGTVKGWAKYPLGVVWALQQHGLEVSGFDLLLDSDVPLGAGLSSSHAIECAVITALNELTGAGLSAEDMVRLTQQAENAFVGAPTGIMDQSASLRGAAGQAVFLDCRDQAVQLVPFEAQEAGLLLLVVDTKVSHSHADGGYASRRASCELGADVLGVRALRDVAVADLEEARGLLDPVTFRRVRHIVTENDRVLLTVDTLRNQGPAHIGRFLDASHVSMRDDFEISCPELDLAVDTARAHGAIGARMTGGGFGGSAIALTPVQDEQQVRDAVVRAFAEAGFTRPDIFTVTPAAGAERIR encoded by the coding sequence ATGAAGCCGACACCACGCACCGGCGCCGGACCGGCCAACCTGGCGGACCGTTTCGAGGCTACCTTCGGGGCGGCCCCGAACGGCGTCTGGGCCGCCCCCGGCAGGGTGAATCTGATCGGCGAGCACACGGACTACAACGAGGGCTTCGTGCTGCCTTTCGCCATCGACAAGCGGGCGACGACGGCGCTCCGGCTCCGCGGCGACTCTACAGTCCGGCTGCTTTCCACCTTCGGCGATCAGGGCCTGGTCCAGGCCGACGCCGCAGACCTTGAGCCGGGCACCGTCAAAGGCTGGGCCAAGTACCCCCTCGGCGTGGTCTGGGCTTTGCAGCAGCACGGCCTCGAGGTTTCCGGCTTCGACCTCCTGCTCGACTCCGACGTGCCCCTCGGCGCGGGATTGTCCTCCTCACACGCGATTGAGTGCGCCGTCATCACGGCCCTGAACGAACTCACCGGGGCAGGGCTTTCGGCGGAGGACATGGTCCGGCTGACCCAGCAGGCGGAAAACGCCTTCGTCGGCGCTCCGACCGGGATCATGGATCAGTCGGCCTCCCTGCGCGGGGCCGCCGGGCAGGCCGTCTTCCTCGACTGCAGGGACCAGGCCGTGCAACTTGTCCCGTTCGAGGCCCAGGAGGCCGGTCTCCTGTTGCTCGTCGTCGACACGAAGGTCTCGCACTCCCATGCCGACGGAGGCTATGCTTCCCGCCGCGCCTCCTGCGAGCTCGGCGCGGACGTCCTCGGCGTCAGGGCCTTGCGTGATGTCGCCGTCGCCGACCTTGAAGAAGCCCGCGGCCTGCTTGATCCGGTGACGTTCCGGCGGGTCCGCCACATCGTCACCGAGAACGATCGGGTGCTGCTGACCGTGGACACGCTCCGGAACCAGGGCCCGGCGCACATCGGCCGGTTCCTCGATGCCAGCCACGTCTCCATGCGGGACGACTTCGAGATCTCCTGCCCGGAGCTCGACCTCGCCGTGGACACGGCCCGCGCCCACGGCGCCATCGGCGCCCGCATGACCGGCGGCGGCTTCGGCGGCTCGGCCATCGCCCTGACTCCGGTGCAGGACGAGCAGCAGGTCCGCGACGCAGTCGTCCGCGCCTTTGCGGAGGCAGGATTCACCAGGCCCGATATCTTCACCGTCACGCCGGCAGCGGGAGCGGAACGCATCCGATGA
- a CDS encoding LssY C-terminal domain-containing protein yields the protein MADAAAAEGDGPGGPAPASRPPAGLPAQEPDHSRQPSARARWSSRWATVVAVVQRLLYVLITVAVGWAVYYFLLARLARGPEQLWVFLPVWLIGAYALLPRIHKILSSLYIPDYFIGRARTGDGVLGDPVNLAVIGPERELREAMTAAGWTEADPITPATAWRTLTSTLSGRSYPQAPVSSLYVFGKKQDMAFQREIDGNPRKRHHVRFWKCPEGWKLPGGFAVDWVGAGTYDKRVGLSLFTFQITHKIADGTDEERDFIIETLRKARSVESVHVIKHFFSGYHHRNGGGDAIRTDGHLPIIDLLPQGAPKASGGPHGRGTPIPRRP from the coding sequence ATGGCCGACGCGGCAGCCGCCGAAGGGGACGGTCCGGGCGGTCCTGCCCCAGCCTCGCGCCCTCCGGCGGGGCTGCCCGCGCAGGAGCCGGATCATTCGAGGCAGCCCAGTGCCAGGGCGCGCTGGAGCAGCCGCTGGGCCACCGTCGTCGCCGTCGTGCAGCGCCTGCTCTACGTGCTGATCACCGTCGCCGTCGGCTGGGCCGTCTATTACTTCCTGCTTGCCCGGCTTGCCCGGGGCCCCGAGCAGCTGTGGGTGTTCCTGCCGGTGTGGCTGATTGGTGCTTATGCGCTCCTGCCCCGCATCCATAAGATCCTCAGCAGCCTCTACATTCCGGATTACTTCATCGGGCGTGCCCGCACCGGCGACGGCGTGCTCGGCGACCCGGTGAACCTGGCCGTCATCGGGCCCGAGCGCGAACTGCGCGAGGCCATGACCGCGGCAGGCTGGACCGAGGCCGACCCGATCACTCCCGCCACCGCGTGGCGCACCCTGACCTCCACGCTCTCGGGCAGGAGCTACCCGCAGGCGCCCGTGAGCTCCCTGTACGTTTTCGGGAAGAAGCAGGATATGGCCTTCCAACGGGAAATCGACGGAAACCCGCGCAAGCGCCACCACGTGCGGTTCTGGAAATGCCCGGAAGGCTGGAAGCTTCCGGGCGGGTTCGCCGTTGACTGGGTGGGCGCGGGCACCTACGACAAGCGGGTGGGACTCTCGCTCTTCACATTCCAGATCACGCATAAGATCGCCGATGGTACCGATGAGGAACGCGACTTCATCATTGAAACGCTGCGAAAAGCGCGCTCGGTGGAATCCGTCCACGTCATCAAGCACTTCTTCTCCGGCTACCACCACCGCAACGGCGGGGGAGACGCGATCCGCACCGACGGCCATCTGCCAATCATCGATCTGCTCCCGCAAGGCGCCCCGAAAGCAAGCGGCGGCCCCCACGGCAGGGGAACGCCAATTCCGCGACGGCCTTAG
- a CDS encoding cytochrome ubiquinol oxidase subunit I, with translation MLLETALDVQPVDLMAARMQMALSLGWHIIIACFGVGMPAITVLAEWRGHRTGDPNYALLARRWAKAMGVLFAVGAVSGTILSFEMGLLWPGLMGVYGEVIGLPFTLEGIAFFIEAIFLGIYLYAWDRLSPRLHLLSAVPVLVAGVASAFFVVTANAWMQQPTGFDVENGRIIAVDPVAAMFNPATPSQSVHMILAAFMVAGFGMASVYAVALLRGRRDRYHTLGFLLPFAVAALITPVQIGVGDWSAHFVADNQPVKLAAMEGIFETQRGAPLHIGGVVIGDEMQYALEIPHGLSLLAHFDPNAEIMGLNEVPEDERPPVNLVHLAFQVMVGAGFALLALSVWLAVAWKRHKALPRSAWFLRAASASGVLAVLALEAGWVVTEVGRQPWIVFGVLRTSEAVNPAPGLLYGFLLVAVVYAVLTVATVYVLRRLARDIAIPVAPQESDVSGYRIT, from the coding sequence ATGCTGCTGGAAACGGCTCTGGACGTTCAGCCGGTTGACTTGATGGCCGCCCGAATGCAAATGGCGCTGTCCCTCGGATGGCACATCATTATTGCCTGCTTCGGTGTGGGCATGCCCGCCATCACGGTCCTGGCGGAATGGCGCGGCCACCGCACCGGGGACCCCAACTATGCGCTGCTGGCCCGGCGCTGGGCGAAGGCGATGGGCGTCCTGTTCGCCGTCGGAGCGGTCTCCGGAACCATCCTGTCTTTCGAAATGGGGCTGCTCTGGCCCGGGCTGATGGGAGTCTACGGGGAGGTGATTGGGCTGCCGTTCACCCTGGAAGGGATCGCCTTTTTCATCGAGGCGATCTTCCTCGGCATCTACCTCTACGCCTGGGACAGGCTTTCTCCCCGGCTCCACCTGCTGAGCGCCGTCCCGGTGCTTGTTGCCGGAGTCGCCAGCGCCTTTTTCGTGGTCACGGCCAACGCCTGGATGCAACAACCCACCGGGTTCGATGTCGAGAACGGCCGGATCATCGCCGTGGACCCGGTTGCGGCCATGTTCAATCCCGCCACCCCCTCGCAGTCGGTGCATATGATCCTGGCAGCCTTCATGGTCGCGGGCTTCGGCATGGCGAGCGTCTACGCCGTCGCCCTGCTGCGGGGGCGCCGGGACCGCTATCACACGCTGGGATTTCTGCTTCCCTTTGCCGTAGCAGCCCTCATCACGCCGGTACAGATCGGCGTGGGCGACTGGTCCGCGCACTTCGTGGCCGACAACCAGCCGGTCAAGCTGGCCGCCATGGAGGGAATCTTTGAGACACAGCGCGGTGCGCCCCTGCATATCGGCGGCGTCGTGATTGGCGATGAGATGCAATACGCCCTGGAGATCCCCCACGGGCTGTCCTTGCTGGCACACTTCGACCCGAATGCCGAGATCATGGGCCTGAACGAGGTTCCGGAGGATGAACGGCCGCCGGTGAACCTCGTGCACCTGGCCTTCCAGGTGATGGTGGGCGCAGGGTTTGCGCTCCTGGCCCTGTCCGTTTGGCTGGCCGTCGCCTGGAAACGGCATAAAGCCCTCCCGCGTTCGGCATGGTTCCTCCGGGCAGCGAGCGCTTCGGGGGTGCTGGCCGTGCTGGCACTGGAGGCCGGCTGGGTAGTGACGGAGGTGGGCCGGCAGCCGTGGATCGTCTTCGGGGTACTGCGTACCTCCGAGGCGGTCAATCCGGCTCCGGGGCTGCTTTACGGATTCCTGCTGGTTGCAGTTGTCTACGCTGTGCTGACGGTCGCCACCGTCTATGTCCTGCGGAGGCTGGCGCGGGATATCGCGATCCCGGTAGCCCCGCAGGAATCCGACGTCTCCGGCTACCGGATCACCTGA